The genomic interval ATATTTGCAGGCAAAAGCATTTGCAGATCCTTTTGCATATGAAACTTACATAGAATAAcgaaaacaagaaaaactgGAGGCTGAGCGTCGCAATCGTATAACGGTCAGTATTTTCAATCCTGAAATGAGTTTTTTTGGTTCAGGTATTGTGATATAGGATAAAGATtggaaagaagagaaaagaattgAGAAAAGAAGAGGGGGGAGGAAGGGAAATGTTCACTGTGCTAGAACTTATATCGTTTTGTAGGTCTTGTAATTGTCTACTAGCAGAATTCTGACTTGGGATTGTGTTTTAGACTTCTTTTGTTAggttagataaatttaataattaattattttattgattttcataaatatCCTTTATTAGGACACTAGTCAACCCTCTAACCCTGCTGGCGGAGTCCAAAAACTCCACTGTCAATGTATAGGGTAAATTTTCCATATATATTTGCTTAGAACAGTCAGATAATTTTTGTACATTATGATTTATCTTGCAGATTAAGTTATCATAACTTTTAAACAACCTATGCTTCTTGATGTTGTTCATTGCTAGTATTTTGAACTTGAGACTCTGCTAGCATAAACAATGCCTTCAGTGTCAGATCATTTCGTATTACaaagaaatcaaaaacttGACTACTATGGGCAGGGAGGGTTTTGCAATTGATAATTCTGTTTGCTAACTTGTTGGTGAGTAAAGATTTGTAAATATTATAgacatctttttcttttttcttgactGTTAAAGATACTAAAGTTTAGCTTATATGCAAAAACATGGTGGCAAATGAAAGTTTAGGAGTTCTGCTAAAGTACTgttttaaaactcatttctttcttaaatacTGCATCCTTCTCAAGAAAGAGATCTTTGGAGCTTCTCAAGCTTCCTCACTGATATGACTGTTATAAATCAATATAGAGTTAATCTACGGTCGGTTGAttgcatttatatttttcgtttctttttcttgcagatgaagagaaaattaCCCAAGGTTAAGGTTAATCAAGATCTTGCAGAGCGAATcttggagaatgaagaagctgaaaatgaaaagaaagacaaTGATGGTAATGAGAATAAGAAAACTTcgaagaggaaaaaaaatgcacTTAGCACTGAGATATTTAAAGATGATCGATTTACCCAAATGTTTGAAAATAAGGTATGACAATTTATTCATTTGCTGTGCTACTAGTAGTTTTTAGTTTCATCTGCACCTTTTTCTCCGGCTCTTTTTGATTTTCACATCTTTGTTGTGGCCAATTCAAATTACCTTGATTTGTTATCCCAGTTGAAAAGTAGTCATAGGATCAAGAACATCTAAGAATGAAGTGTTTTAGCTACAATTAGATTGTAATATGCCTTACAGATATTGATGagttttgaatttgtttttgctGGTTATAGTGTGATTATCTGCTGTTCAATTATCTATACATTGAATAAGTTGTAGCAAAAATGTTTCATGTGCTGCCTTGATATGACTGGTGGCATCAATTGATCATTTTCATGTCACTGCAATCATGGAAGATGGGGTTAATGATGTGCCATTTGCTTATTTATGGATCTTAATTGCTATCATCATTTGATGTTTCTCCTTATTCTTATCCAGGACTATGAAATTGATGAGCAATCACAAGAGTTTCTTGCTTTACATCCAATGGCTTCCAAGAAGCAACCATCTTTGGTTGTGGAACATTTTGAACCTGTCATGGATAACAAGGATCAGATAACAAGTGATTCTGATGTCTCAGAAGCATCGCAATCATCAGATGACTTTCCTGTCAATCATAAGAgtaaaagaaagaagtcaCAAGGTCCAAGGTGAGGTCTTTCCTGTCTGTATGAGTTATGGATATTGAATATGCCATCTTCTTGGAAGTGATAGCTTTTTTCCTTGCTAATCATcgtcttttgtttttttctcaaaatctaCAGAATGTACGAAGTTAAAGATAAGCGGCATGCAGAAGCATTTTGGAATAATGTTTCACTGGCCAAGGAAGATTCTCTTCCTATGGGAGAGAGGGTGAAGGCTCTCCAAGGTGACCAAAGGGTGTCGGGTTTACCAAGTGGCGTGAAGTTGGGGTCAGGAGGGTCACGAcagatttcttttatttccagAAGTTCAGCCAAAAACAAGGAGGATGAGGAGAAATTGACTCGGCGTGAGAAGAGAGGAGTTCAGTTATTAGGTCTGAAGCCAGATAGATCAATGTTTGGAGGCCGAGGTAGAGGGCGTGGGAGAGGAAGGAGAGGCAGGAGGTGAACATGTCTTGCATTTATATTGGTCAATTTTCAGTTCAATGCTGGTCATGATCCTGCTAATGGCATCTCTTGGACCCGTTGGATGCAGCCCTATGGTCTGATTATTCAAGGAAAGCCGCGCTGCTTAGAGTTAGGGTTGAACGGTTAAGGGGGGATTGTTAAGGGGTGGACAATTTTGTCTTCTGCATGgtgtattaatttttttatataagggaaattgattaatttaaaacaattacatcATCCTTGGCCAGCAATACCAAACATATCTTCGGATAAAGGAGTAGAAATGTTAGATGGGGGGCAATCAATACATGTAAGCCTAATGTTAAATTTTCATGGTGTGGTCAACCAATTTGCACACATGATTGGCTTTATGATATACGTGAGTATAAAGCAATCCCAGTTCCTTTATAAAAGGTCTTTAATTCTTCTTAGtatattaacataaaaatccaaatttgAGATCTCCctttaagtgttttgaaaCACCAGAAAAGATCAGTTTTTACTGAAATCCTTCTAAATCCTCTGTTCCAACATAATTCTAATTCTCGATATAAAGTCCACATTTTTACTGATAGTGGAAAAGAGATCTTTATCTGAATCCGCTGTTCTAACATAATTCTAATTCTTGATATAAAGTCCACAATTGTACTGTTAGTGAAAAAGAGATCCTTATATTATATGTACATCCAACAAGTCAGTAACCATTTTCATCTCTAACAAGGTCATTTGCACTCGTTAAACCTAATTGTCCCCGTGCATTACCATCCACATTGAGTTTGACGAAAGAATGACTTGGCTTTGTCCTAGTTATCAACACCTCATGCCTGATTCAGTTACCTTGTTTTTCCAGGATGTCCCATGCTTCTTTTGATTTGGTCTAGATGTGTTGccaaacataaataaatgtCCAACATAATGAATAAGCTGAACACCGAtatttttacccaaaatttCTTGGTGTCGCACTACCATTGAGACGGAGACATACAAGGTTTACAATAtactataatattattttatataaagaatataatactttttatatatacactataatacttttaatatatatactttataatataaaacttgtaatgtcttttaacaCTGCactttatattatatgttatatttatttataaaaaattataattattattgtataaattaattactaaataatatataatattttgtataacataaattaattactaaataatatataatattttgtataacataaattaattactaaataatatataatacaaatttatttttaaaaatataattattattttgtatatacactaatatttttaatatatatttatttttattttatattaatattataaaaataataatttataaacttataaaatttatataacaaaatgttttttttgtGCACATTAATCCAAATGTGAAATGTTTATGTAATAATAAttgatgttaaaaaaaaaagataaaaagcttaaaaaataaaaaccctagccaacccccttttttctttctttcttctcttctaaTCGGTAGCCGCTCCTTGCCTCCTTCAGTCTAGTCCTTCTGTTGTTCTTCCCCAAGACCCCAGCTGCCGGCCTACCACGCCACGCTCGTCAGCTGCCGGCATACCACGCCAAGCTCGGCTCCTTCATCGgttcatctttcttttctctccagCCGCCCAGCCACAGCCACGCCCGGCCTACTTCTTGAAAGTTTAGTTTTAATCTGATGTAGTGTCATATTGCCGTGCTACTGtctttctgttttttcttttgtcggAAAGTTATTGGCTTAGAggataaataatatttgagCCAACAAAAATGGTATGGCCTTATGCTATAAAGGGGAAGAAGCGGAAGACGAGAGAGGAGAAATATGAtagagaagaagatgaagaagtaGAAGTAGAAGAGAAAGAATCAGCAAAGCGAGGTTCTATTGAAAAACCCCAAGGAGAAGCCCCAgatgaagaagaggaagaagacgAATCCGGAGCACATGAACTTGTGGGAATCCCAATTGCTCCCAGtgatcaaaataccaaaaaagcTGGGGTCATTTTTGTTCTTGAGAAGGCTTCTTTGGAAGTTGCTAAAGTTGGAAAGGTATATCGAATTGCTTTTTTTTCTGTATATAATGTGGTATTATCTTGGTCATGTGAACTTTTCTGTCCGtctcaaataattattttgattttttctttgctgattattattattattattattaattaaaaaagaaagctcAATATGTACCCAGTTGGCCAAAAAAAACTTAGACTTTTAGGCCCCAAAATATTTAGCCAGTTGGCTAAAGAGTTTATGTGTCATACCACTTGACCAAGATCATGCTATGTCACCTAATTCAATGGTTGATCACATTGTGAATGATTGTTCACAACCCCTCATTTAATAAAAGTATGGAGATTAAGTTTGCTGAAATCCAACATTCAATTTTGACCTGTTTTAAATTACAGAGTTTCCAACTCTTGAACTCGGATGATCATGCCAATTTCTTGCggaaaaataagaagaatCCTGCCGATTACAGACCTGACATTGCTCATCAGGTTTTTttccattctttcttttttgtatttatGCCTATCATTATActtcttttgttaaaacatgataaaaaaaattttactgcCATTCTGGTTTAGAGACAACGTCTGGTGTAAAAATCTTAATGGCGGATTTATCTCCTGCTCACTAACTGCCAAGTGCGCCATTTCTCCCACAGGCTCTTCTAGCGATTTTAGACAGCCCGGTCAATAAGGCTGGGAGATTGCAAGCTGTGTACGTTAAAACAGAGAAAGGTGTACTTTTTGAAGTTAAACCTCATGTTCGAATTCCAAGGACATATAAGCGGTTCTCCGGTATCATATGTAAGTTTATCGTGCTGAGATTATGAC from Theobroma cacao cultivar B97-61/B2 chromosome 5, Criollo_cocoa_genome_V2, whole genome shotgun sequence carries:
- the LOC18598768 gene encoding nucleolar protein 10, whose product is MKKLKMKRKTMMDYEIDEQSQEFLALHPMASKKQPSLVVEHFEPVMDNKDQITSDSDVSEASQSSDDFPVNHKSKRKKSQGPRMYEVKDKRHAEAFWNNVSLAKEDSLPMGERVKALQGDQRVSGLPSGVKLGSGGSRQISFISRSSAKNKEDEEKLTRREKRGVQLLGLKPDRSMFGGRGRGRGRGRRGRR
- the LOC18598769 gene encoding ribosomal RNA small subunit methyltransferase nep-1, encoding MVWPYAIKGKKRKTREEKYDREEDEEVEVEEKESAKRGSIEKPQGEAPDEEEEEDESGAHELVGIPIAPSDQNTKKAGVIFVLEKASLEVAKVGKSFQLLNSDDHANFLRKNKKNPADYRPDIAHQALLAILDSPVNKAGRLQAVYVKTEKGVLFEVKPHVRIPRTYKRFSGIILQLLQQHKITAVGKRENLLRLIKNPATQYFPVNSRKIGFSYSSEKLVKMSKYVDAVGDDVNLVFVVGAMAHGKIETEYVDDFIAISGYPLSAAMCIARITEALAEKWNIL